The following DNA comes from Micromonospora chokoriensis.
AGAGCACCAACCCGATGGCGCCGCCCTCGGGCAGCGCGGCGGCGACCGTGCGGACCGCGCGGATGGTGCCCAGGAAGACCGTCTCGAAGGAGAGCCGCCACTGCTCGTCGGTGATCGCCGCGGCGTTGCCCGCCGGCGGGCCGCCGACCGAGATCAACGCGCCGTCGAGTCGACCGAAGTGCTCCCGGGCCGCCGCGACGAGCTGCTCCGGGGTTTCCGGGTCGGTCAGGTCGGCGGTCAACCCCACGGCATGCTCCGGGCCGCCGAGCTGCTGGGCGGCGGCGGCCACGGCCTCCGGGTCACGGGCCGAGAGGATCACCCGCGCCCCGTCGGCGACCAGGCACTGCGCGGTCGCGAAGCCCAGGCCGCGGGAGGCGCCGGTGAGGACGTACACGTGGTCGGTCAGCCCTAGATCCATACGCCCGATCCTGCCGTATCCGGCACGTCGTCGCCACCAACGGTGGCCGTCGTCGATGGGCGCGGGGCGGGGCGCAGCAGGCGTACCCGACCGGCGATCTGCACCGCCACGGCCCCGCCGGCGCGGCCCACCGCCGGCATCCGGCGCGGACGTGGCGTCCGCCGTCCGTCGTAGCGCAGGTGTGCCTCCCGCAGGGCCAGCTCCTCGGCGGCCGACGGGGGGAGCGCGTGCTGGTCACGCAGCGCGCGGGCCAGGTCCCAACCGTCGCGCAGAGACCCGGCGGTGGGTCGCCGGGCGGCCCAGTCGGCGAACGTTCTCGACCATCCGACGCCGAGGCCGGCGGCGAGGAGCGGCCAGTGCCGGGCCACGTCGCCGGCCCGCTTGCGCAGCAGGGCGGCCCGGGTGGCGGCCAGCGGTCCCGGGGCGAAGCCCGCCGGCGCAGGACCCCCGGCGACGAGCGCCGCGACCAGTTCGGCCTGCCGTTCGGCCAGCCCCGCCCGGGGTGTCGACCGGCTGTCGCCCGCGTCGGTCATGTCACGGCCGGGAAGCCGGCGGTGGTGGCCAGGGCGTCCAGTTCGGCGCGCAGGGCGGCGGCCGGCGGGTAGTGGCCGTCCCGTTCCAGCAGCAGCGCCGGTGGTCGCTGTCGGGCGCAGAGCGCGCCCACCAGCTCCAGCACCGCCGCCGGCACCGGGTCGGTGTGGGTGTCGTGGTAGAAGCCGCCGTGCTCCGCGCCGCCGGCCACGTGGGCGTACGCGACGCGTTCCAGCGGCAGCCGGTCCAGCAACGCGAGCGGATCGGTGCCCCGGTTGCGGGCGTTGGCATGCACGTTGGCGACGTCCAGCAGCAACAGCGCGCCGGTCCGGTCGAGGATCTCGGTGAGGAAGTCCGCCTCGTCCAACTCGTCGTCGGGCCAGTCGACGAGCGCGGCGATCGGTTCCAGCGCAAGCGGCACCGGCAGCTCGGCCTGCGCCCGCGCCACGTTGGCGCAGACCGCGTCGACCGCCTCCCGGCTGCGGGGCAGCGGCAGCAGGTGCCCGGCTTCCAGGCCGCAGGCCCGGACGAACGCGATGTGTTCGCTGACCAGCGGGGCGTCGACACGATGCGCCACCGCGGCCAGGTGCGCGACCCGGGTCGGGTCGACCGGTTCGGCGCCGCCGAGCGAGAGCCGCACCCCATGGGGTACGACAGTCACCGCGCGTTCCCGCAGCTGTGCCAGGCCCGGCGGAAGCGGCCCGGACGCGGGCACCGCCTCGGCCACCACCTCGACGAACCGCAACCCGGGCAGCTCGGCCACGAAACCGGCGATCTCCGGACGCCAGCCGATGCCGACACCGGACGGGCCGGTCATCCGCCGCACCCCCCGCCGCCGCATCCGCCGCCTCCACCGCAGGAGCTGCCGCCGTCCGAGCCGGAGCTGTCACCGCCACCCGACGACCCGTCGCCGCCTCCGCTCCAGCCACTGCCGGAGGCGGCCTGGCGCTGGATCTCGGCCTGCTCGGCGAAGCCCGGGTCGAGTGCCCAGAGCGAGGCGGTGCCGTACAGGGCCACGCCCATCGCCGCGCCGGCCGCTCCGTAGGTGGCGTAGGCCGGCGCCGAGGCCGGGGCGAGGTGGGTGTGCTCGCGGCGCACGCCGCGCAGCGCGGCCCGGCCGGCCCGGGTGAGCGCGGGTGCCCGGCGCAGCACCAGCGTGACGATCAGGAGGGTCACCAGGGTCAGCAGCAGGTAACCGACCGGGCGGCCGCCGAACAGGCCGGAGGCCAACCGGAGCACACCGAGGCCCAGCAGGCCGATCAGGAGTGTGGTCCAGAAGCGGGCACGGGCGCGCTGCGCGTCGTCGGTCAGCAGGCCGCGTTGCTCCAGGCCGTTGCGGATCTGGTTCACGGCGACGCGTACGCGCTCGTCCTTCGGCAGGTCCCCGACGCGGGCGTGCTGGTGCGCGGCCCAGTGGATGGCCTGGTCCAGTGGGGTGAGCCCGGTCGGTGCGGCACCGACGGTGGTCAGTCGGCGGTCCGGGCGTACGCCGATCGCACCGCTGGCGCGCAGACCGCCGAGCGCGGCGTGGACGGCGAGTCGGGGTCCACCGTTGAGGTACGCGACCTGCTGCGGCCCGAGTGGGTCGGCGGTCATGGCGGTGGTCGAACCGGCCGCCAGACGGATCCGGTGGTACACCGCCACGATCACCACCACGGCGGTCGCCACCAGGTAGAACCGGAGGAAGGTCGGGCCGGAGATGCCCCAGGTGTCACCGGACGCGGCGTACACGATCATCGACTGCTCCTGTCACCGGAGGGATCCGCGGCCCCATTGTGGAGCAGCCCCGCCACGGCCGACAGACCGCTGTCCGCGCGCTCAGTGGCGGCGGACCGCCTCCTCGACGAGGTCGAGCACCGGGCCCAGGTCACCGGCCGGTCGCCCCATGGCCAGGTGCAGCACCAGGCCGTCGTAGGCCAGCTCCAGGAACTGGGCCAGCACGTCGATCGGGACGTCCTCGCGTAGCACCCCGGCGTCGCGCTGGCGGGCCAGCCGGTCGCGGGTCGCCTCGGCGATCGCGGCGGACCGCTCCGCCCAGCGCTTGGCGAACGCCGGGTCGGTGCGCAGGCGGCGGGAGACCTCCAGTTGGCTGCCCAGCCAGCCGGTGGTGTCCGGGGAGACGGCGCGGGCGAGCAGGTCACGCATCACCTGCACCAGACCGTTGCGGGCCACCGTCTCGACCATGGCCGCGGCGTCGTCCTCGGCGACGGCCAGGAAGAGCGAGTCCTTGTCCCGGAAGTGGTGGAAGATGGCGCCACGGGACAGGCCGGTGGCCTCCTCGAGGCGGCGGACGGTCGCCCCCTCGTAGCCGAGCCGGGCGAAACACGCCCGGGCCGCGGCGAGGATCTCCTGCCGGCGCGCATCGAGCTGGTCCTGACTTACTCTGGGCACGCGTCGATCGTTGCAGGTCACCCCGGGTCACGCAAACCGTACGTACGGCTTGGGAGTGTCCCAACTACCATCGCCCGGTGACCTCGCCGCAGACCGTCCCCGCCGCGCCGCTGACCGTGGCCACCATCCAGGCCACACCCGTGCCGGGAGATGTCGCCGGCAACGCGCTCCTCGCCGCCGACCTCGTCCGCCAGGCCGCGCAGCGGGACGCCCGGGTGGCGGTCCTGCCCGAGCTGTTCCTCTGCGCGTACCACCCGCCGACCCTGGCCGCCGACCCGGCCGGCACGGACGTCGCGGCCGATCCGGCCGGAGTGGTCGCGGATCCCCGGCTCGACCCGCTGCGCGACGCGGCGCGCGACGTCGGCGTCACCGTCGTCGTCGGTGCCGCCGTCCGGCACCCGGACGGTCGGCGGACCATCGCCGCGCTGGTGGTCGACCGGGCCGGCGAGGTCCGGGTGGGGTACGACAAGCAGCAGCTGTGGGGTGACGAACGCGAGCTGTTCAACGCCGGTGGTCGGGGTGCCACGCTGCTCGTCGACGGCTGGCGGCTCGGGCTCGGCATCTGCTACGACGGCTGTTTCCCCGAGCACGGGCGGGCCGCCGCCCTCGACGGCGCACACGGTTACCTGTGCCCCAGCGGATACCTGGCCGGCTCCGAGCACCGCCGGGACCTCTACTACGCCGCGCGCGCCCTGGACAACACGATGTTCGTGGTCTTCGCCAACGCCGTCGGCGGCGACGACCCGTGGCGTTTCAACGGCGGCGCGGCCGTCTACGACCCGGAAGGGCGGGTGCTGGCGCGGGGCGCCGACGAGGGCACGACGGTGCTCGTGGCGACGCTGGATCCCGCCGTGCTCGCGGCCACCCGGACGGCCCATTCGATGCTCGCCGATCGACTGCCGGACCAGGGCGGGGCCCGGGTGTCGATGTCCGGCTGAGCACGTGGTGAGGTCGAAACCCGCCGGCTCTGTTGGCGGACACGTCGGTCCCGTAGGGTGCCCGAGTGCCACTGCTCCTGCTGGACCTGGACAACACCCTGCTGGATCGGGCCGGGCCGTTCCGCCGCTGGGGTGAGCGCTTCCTGGACGGCATCGGCGCGCCCCACACGGACATCGACTGGCTGGTCTCGATCGACGCCGACGGTCTGACCGACCGCTGGGATCTCGCCGACGCCATCCGGGACCGCTACGAGCTGCGCATCCCCTCGATCGACCTGGTGGAGGAGCTGCACGACGGGGTGGTGGCGCAGACCCGGCTCGATCCGCTGACCGCCTGCGCGCTGCGCATCGCCGACGACGCCGGCTGGGTGCCGGTGGTGGTCTGCAACGGCACGGTACGCGTCGAGGACGCCAAGATCCGTCAGACCGGCCTGGACCGGTACGTCGCGGACTGGGTGATCTCCGAGGAGGCCGGGGTCAGCAAGCCCAATCCGAGGATCTTCGCGCTCGCCGCCCAACGGGTCCGGATGCCGCTGCGCGGCGCCTGGGTGGTCGGCGACAGCCCGGAGGCGGACATCGGCGGCGCCGCTGCCGTCGGGCTGCCCAGCATCTGGCTGCACCGGGGGCGGACCTGGTCGGACGTCCGGTTCGCGCCGAGCCACACCGTGGACGGGCTGATCGCCGCAGTGGCCATCGTTCTCGCCCGCTGAGGCAATCCTCCCCGTGGGGGCGGTCGCGGCGCACCGGCGCGCGTCGGCGGTAATTCGGTTGACCGGGTGTCGCGTCGGCGGCGAGCATGGTCCCACGCATCGTGCGTCCCGGGCGAGGGCCCGGTCGAGGAGAGGAGGTCGGTCATGGCCGTCTTCGCAGGTCGCTTCCAGCCGCCTATCTCAGCCTCGACCAAGGGAACCTCACCACAGTGCGCGATCATGACCTTCCGGCGCTGGAGCGCCGGAGTCGCGGCAAGAGCCGCTTCGACGACGACGAACCACAGTTCCTGAAGCGCGGGCGGCCCGTCCCGCCGCCCGCCGACCCGGACAGCGAACCCGATCCCGACACCGGCGACAGCTGGTCGTCCTGGGACGACGCCGTGCACGGGCCAGAGCCACACCCGGCCTGGCTGGTCACCGAGTTGGCCGCCCGGGACACCGAGCTGGGTGTGCTGAAGACCGGCAAGGAAGCGGACGTCCACCTGGTCCGCCGGGCGGTCCCCGACACCGACCGGTCCTGTCTGCTGGCGGTCAAACGCTATCGTGACCCCGAGCACCGGCTGTTCCACCGCGACGCCGGCTACCTGGAGGGGCGCCGTGTGCGCCGCTCCCGGGAGAACCGGGCGATGGCGGGCCGCACGGCGTTCGGTCGACAGATGATCGCCGGGCAGTGGGCGGCGGCGGAGTTCGCCGCCCTGGCCCGGCTCTGGGAGATCGGTGCCGGGCACGACCGGATCGCCGTGCCGTACCCGGTGCAGCTACGGGGCACCGAACTGATGCTCGAGTTCGTCGGCGACGCCGAGTCGGGGCAGGCCGCTCCTCGGCTGGCTCAGCTGCGACCCGGTCCGGCCGAGCTGCGCGACCTGTGGGCACAACTCGTGGAGGCGCTGCGGGTGTTGGCCCGGGCGGGCTACGCGCACGGCGACCTGTCGCCGTACAACCTGCTCGTGCACCAGGGGCGGCTGGTCGTGATCGACCTGCCGCAGGTGGTCGACGTGGTGGCCAACCCGCAGGGTCCGGAGTTCCTGGCGCGCGACGTGCGGGTGGTCGGCACCTGGTTCGCGGCGCGGGGCCTGCCGGCCGAGCGGACCGATCCCCACACGTTGACCGGTGAGTTGCTCCGCGAGGCGGGGCTGCGCTGATCGGGGCGGGTCGGGCGGTCGGACCGCCCGACCCGCTGTGCCGTCACTGGAGGTAGCGCTCCACCTCGGGCTTGGGGCGTTCGCCCTGTGCGTCCGGGTCGCCGTGGGTGTCCCGGGCGGCGCGGCGGCGGCGCAGCAGGTCCCAGCACTGGTCGAGGGACTCCTCCAGGGCGCGCAGCCGCTCGCTGGCCTCGCCCGCGGTGCCCGACTCGTGGGCCTGGGCCTCGGCACGCAGCTTGTGTTCCTCGTCCACCAGTTCGGAGATCCGGTTCAGGATGGTCTTGTCGTCCATGCTCCTGAGCCTGGCACAGCGGCACCGGAAACGCCTGGATTCGTACCCCTGTCGCGCTCCGGTCATCGGCCGGACCACACCGACGGCGACGTGGCGACGTGCCGGTCTCCCGCGCGCAGCGGATTGTTCCACGCCCTGCTCAGCGTGGGGTGGAAACGGCTGAGCCGAGCGCTTTGAGGCGTGATGATCCAGAGGTGGCCACCCTCCGCCGCAGGTCGTCGGGGCTCCTCGTGCCCTGGGCACGGTGGTCGGGTCGGCGGACGCGTCGCCCGGGGCACCTCGACTCTCCATTGTGGCGTGACATGGATCTATGATCGGGGCGATGATGATGTGCGCGGCGGGTGGCGGCCGTTCAGGCGTCGGCTGCGGCGCGGCTGGATCCGCCCATAGTGGGGATAGCCGTTGGTCTGCACTGCTTGAGGGAAATTCCGGACACTGCTAGCGTGCGCCGGGCCGGGGGCTGGGCTCGTTCAGCCATTCAAAACGGTTGAGGGACGGGTGGGATGGCTTCCCGCAGTGCAAGTTTGCGCACCAAGATTGTGGCCCTGCTGGTCTCGCTCGCGGCGCTCTGGGCGTTCGCGGCCTGGGTGACCCTGCGCGACGGTTTCAACGTGCTCGGTGTGCAGAGACTCGACGCGCAGGTCGTACAACCCAGTGAGTCACTGCTCACCGAACTCCAACGGGAGCGTCGGATGTCGGTGGCCTACCTGGGACGCCGCGACCAGGGCCTGGCACAGCAGTTGCAGGCGCAGCACGAGCGCAGTGAGCGGGAGGCCGCCACCTTCGCCGAGTCGGCCCGCAGTTGGCGGGCCCGGTTGGCGTCGAGTGACGAACTGACCGGGCGGATCGACGAGATGGTCGCCCGACTGGACGGGCTCGGCGAGATGCGGGAGGCCGTCGTCTCCGGCTCGGTGGACCGGGCCGGCGCGGCCGCGGCGTACACCGGTGTCCTCGACTCGCTGTTCCGGGTGTACGCGGTCCTGGGCCAACTCGACGACGATCAGATCGCCAAGGACACCGTCAGCCTCACGCGGCTCGTTCGGGTGCGGGAGCTGATGTCGCAGGAGGACGCCCTCTTCGCCGGGGTGGCCGCCGCGGGTCGGGTCACCGTCCAGGAGTACACCGAGTTCGCCCACCTGGTCGGTGCGCAACGGTTCCTGGCGTCCGAGGCGTTGGCCGAGCTACCCGACGCCGACCGGGAACGTTACGTCCAGATGACCGAGGGGCAGGCCTTCACCCGTCTCCGCACCCTTGAGGACCGGATGGTCACCGCCGGTCGCCCCAACGCGCCGGCACCGGTCGAGGCCGACGAGTGGCAGGCCGCGATCGATCCCGCCCTCAAGGAGCAGGAAGCCGTCGTTCTGGCCGCTGGTGACGCTCTGGTGGAGCGCGCCACCCCGGTGGCGGTCTGGGTGATCATCCGGCTGGTGCTCGCCGCCGGTCTGGGTCTCCTCGCCGTCATCGCCTCCATCGTCGTCTCGATCACCACCGCTCGCGCCCTGCTGCGCCAGTTGGGTCGACTGCGGGAGGCCGCGTGGCAGCTCGCCGACGAGCGACTGCCCCGCGTGGTGGATCGACTCGGCCGCGGCGAGGAGGTCGACGTGGCCACCGAGGCGCCACCGCTGGAATTCGGCACCGACGAGATCGGCCAGGTCGGTAAGGCGTTCAACGCCGTCCAGGAAACCGCCCTGCGGACCGCCGTCGAGCAGGCCGACCTGCGTCGCAACGTTCGTGAGGTCTTCCTCAGCCTGGCCCGCCGCACCCAGGCACTCGTCCACCGCCAGCTCACTCTGCTGGACGCGATGGAGCGCCGTGAGCACGACGCGGAGGAGTTGGAGGACCTGTTCCGGGTCGACCACCTGGCCACCCGGATGCGGCGCAACGCGGAGAACCTGATCGTCCTTTCCGGATCCACCCCCGGTCGGGCCTGGCGGCGTAACGTCCCGATGGTCGACGTGGTGCGCGGCGCCGTGGCCGAGGTGGAGGACTACACCCGCGTCAACGTGCTGCCGCTCGGTGAGGTCTCCCTCGCCGGCCGCGCGGTCGGCGACGTGATCCACCTGCTCGCCGAGCTGATCGAGAACGGCCTGTCCTTCTCCCCGCCGCACACCACGGTCGAGGTGCGCGGACAGTCGGTGGCCAACGGGTTCGCCATCGAGATCGAGGACCGGGGCCTCGGCATGAGCGAGGAGGACCTGGCCGCGGCGAACCACCGGATCGTCGACCAGTCCGAGCTGAACCTCGCGAACGCCTCCCGCCTCGGCCTCTACGTGGTCAGCCGGCTGACCGAGCGGCACGGCGTGCGGGTGCGGTTGAGGGAATCGGCGTACGGCGGAACCACTGCGGTCGTGCT
Coding sequences within:
- a CDS encoding SDR family oxidoreductase: MDLGLTDHVYVLTGASRGLGFATAQCLVADGARVILSARDPEAVAAAAQQLGGPEHAVGLTADLTDPETPEQLVAAAREHFGRLDGALISVGGPPAGNAAAITDEQWRLSFETVFLGTIRAVRTVAAALPEGGAIGLVLSTSARGPVPGLGISNGLRPGLVGAAKDIADDYGPRGVRVVGLLPGRILTDRNRELFAATGDPERARADAEAGIPLRRLGDPAEFGRVAAFVLSPAASYLTGITVPVDGGALRGL
- a CDS encoding DUF692 domain-containing protein, with translation MTGPSGVGIGWRPEIAGFVAELPGLRFVEVVAEAVPASGPLPPGLAQLRERAVTVVPHGVRLSLGGAEPVDPTRVAHLAAVAHRVDAPLVSEHIAFVRACGLEAGHLLPLPRSREAVDAVCANVARAQAELPVPLALEPIAALVDWPDDELDEADFLTEILDRTGALLLLDVANVHANARNRGTDPLALLDRLPLERVAYAHVAGGAEHGGFYHDTHTDPVPAAVLELVGALCARQRPPALLLERDGHYPPAAALRAELDALATTAGFPAVT
- a CDS encoding TIGR04222 domain-containing membrane protein — protein: MIVYAASGDTWGISGPTFLRFYLVATAVVVIVAVYHRIRLAAGSTTAMTADPLGPQQVAYLNGGPRLAVHAALGGLRASGAIGVRPDRRLTTVGAAPTGLTPLDQAIHWAAHQHARVGDLPKDERVRVAVNQIRNGLEQRGLLTDDAQRARARFWTTLLIGLLGLGVLRLASGLFGGRPVGYLLLTLVTLLIVTLVLRRAPALTRAGRAALRGVRREHTHLAPASAPAYATYGAAGAAMGVALYGTASLWALDPGFAEQAEIQRQAASGSGWSGGGDGSSGGGDSSGSDGGSSCGGGGGCGGGGCGG
- a CDS encoding TetR/AcrR family transcriptional regulator — protein: MPRVSQDQLDARRQEILAAARACFARLGYEGATVRRLEEATGLSRGAIFHHFRDKDSLFLAVAEDDAAAMVETVARNGLVQVMRDLLARAVSPDTTGWLGSQLEVSRRLRTDPAFAKRWAERSAAIAEATRDRLARQRDAGVLREDVPIDVLAQFLELAYDGLVLHLAMGRPAGDLGPVLDLVEEAVRRH
- a CDS encoding carbon-nitrogen hydrolase family protein, whose protein sequence is MTSPQTVPAAPLTVATIQATPVPGDVAGNALLAADLVRQAAQRDARVAVLPELFLCAYHPPTLAADPAGTDVAADPAGVVADPRLDPLRDAARDVGVTVVVGAAVRHPDGRRTIAALVVDRAGEVRVGYDKQQLWGDERELFNAGGRGATLLVDGWRLGLGICYDGCFPEHGRAAALDGAHGYLCPSGYLAGSEHRRDLYYAARALDNTMFVVFANAVGGDDPWRFNGGAAVYDPEGRVLARGADEGTTVLVATLDPAVLAATRTAHSMLADRLPDQGGARVSMSG
- a CDS encoding HAD family hydrolase, with the translated sequence MPLLLLDLDNTLLDRAGPFRRWGERFLDGIGAPHTDIDWLVSIDADGLTDRWDLADAIRDRYELRIPSIDLVEELHDGVVAQTRLDPLTACALRIADDAGWVPVVVCNGTVRVEDAKIRQTGLDRYVADWVISEEAGVSKPNPRIFALAAQRVRMPLRGAWVVGDSPEADIGGAAAVGLPSIWLHRGRTWSDVRFAPSHTVDGLIAAVAIVLAR
- a CDS encoding RIO1 family regulatory kinase/ATPase domain-containing protein encodes the protein MRDHDLPALERRSRGKSRFDDDEPQFLKRGRPVPPPADPDSEPDPDTGDSWSSWDDAVHGPEPHPAWLVTELAARDTELGVLKTGKEADVHLVRRAVPDTDRSCLLAVKRYRDPEHRLFHRDAGYLEGRRVRRSRENRAMAGRTAFGRQMIAGQWAAAEFAALARLWEIGAGHDRIAVPYPVQLRGTELMLEFVGDAESGQAAPRLAQLRPGPAELRDLWAQLVEALRVLARAGYAHGDLSPYNLLVHQGRLVVIDLPQVVDVVANPQGPEFLARDVRVVGTWFAARGLPAERTDPHTLTGELLREAGLR
- a CDS encoding DUF2630 family protein, with the protein product MDDKTILNRISELVDEEHKLRAEAQAHESGTAGEASERLRALEESLDQCWDLLRRRRAARDTHGDPDAQGERPKPEVERYLQ
- a CDS encoding sensor histidine kinase, with the protein product MASRSASLRTKIVALLVSLAALWAFAAWVTLRDGFNVLGVQRLDAQVVQPSESLLTELQRERRMSVAYLGRRDQGLAQQLQAQHERSEREAATFAESARSWRARLASSDELTGRIDEMVARLDGLGEMREAVVSGSVDRAGAAAAYTGVLDSLFRVYAVLGQLDDDQIAKDTVSLTRLVRVRELMSQEDALFAGVAAAGRVTVQEYTEFAHLVGAQRFLASEALAELPDADRERYVQMTEGQAFTRLRTLEDRMVTAGRPNAPAPVEADEWQAAIDPALKEQEAVVLAAGDALVERATPVAVWVIIRLVLAAGLGLLAVIASIVVSITTARALLRQLGRLREAAWQLADERLPRVVDRLGRGEEVDVATEAPPLEFGTDEIGQVGKAFNAVQETALRTAVEQADLRRNVREVFLSLARRTQALVHRQLTLLDAMERREHDAEELEDLFRVDHLATRMRRNAENLIVLSGSTPGRAWRRNVPMVDVVRGAVAEVEDYTRVNVLPLGEVSLAGRAVGDVIHLLAELIENGLSFSPPHTTVEVRGQSVANGFAIEIEDRGLGMSEEDLAAANHRIVDQSELNLANASRLGLYVVSRLTERHGVRVRLRESAYGGTTAVVLIPLDLVTEDGPGPEGSGAMRTGSANPAPSVGSGDTGRSTTLAPVAPATTTTASDVPQTVVPAVTTSDGADPATSADEADTGLPTRQRTTPATGTPELPTRTRRGPGLPALEAPTVPTGLPSVGRTRGAERVEAPVTADDSPSAATGGAAPTPDPAEAARTDSGLPVRVRQANIVPELRDDPAESDGDDEDVVRPPEQVRRMMSSYQTGTRRGRTDAARLLGGASGTPPAATPEPSDEDPQAP